A window of Leptotrichia wadei contains these coding sequences:
- a CDS encoding V-type ATP synthase subunit I, which yields MAIVKMSKFELVVFAEQRAKVLKALQKFKEVNFVDIKLRDENGEIDKDTVEGVTKYVNNEELTHIDERLYQLSSAISLIKKYDERKTRLRDIIHGNENYTFDTLSKKALTYDWKKISSELNSIGVQYSQIKSEISKKYTRYDEIDLWERLDVNPMELKKLKKVNTFLGTIPLKLKGDFIEGISKLDKTYYEELKIVKDEVYYLVISSIDESEKEKLSEVFRNSSFSVENLDIDAVPQDYKNELQKEIGELKKQKRKLKAQIKTYSEDLTDLQAVYEYMQNKKLRIVESEKLAQTENTVLIKGWIPTEKIQEFEKVVKNEAGSSYYLMFEKAEKDDATVPIKLKNGKVASVFENLTGMYAYPRYNEIDPTPLFTPFYILFFGMMGADVGYGLVLLLATMFVLKVVNLSSQMRKSVKFFFYLSFSVIFWGILYGSYFGAEIPGMWRLINPSKQYNTLLIGSIVFGVVHIFIGLAIKAYMLIRDGKALDAVYDVLFWYMALMGGMAYLVFKMKNLSPAVTSVSMWIMIVGMVGIVLTGGRDAKGVGAKLGGGLYSLYGISSYVGDFVSYSRLMALGLSGGFIASAINMIAGMIIGSWVGMIFIPVILLGGHLFNMFLSFLGAYVHTSRLMYVEYFGKFYEGGGKPFKDFRTENKYINLDD from the coding sequence ATGGCAATAGTTAAAATGAGCAAATTTGAATTGGTTGTTTTCGCAGAACAGAGAGCTAAAGTATTAAAGGCACTTCAAAAATTTAAGGAAGTAAACTTTGTAGACATTAAGTTGCGTGATGAAAATGGAGAAATAGATAAGGATACAGTTGAAGGTGTTACAAAATATGTGAATAATGAAGAATTGACACACATTGATGAAAGACTTTATCAATTAAGCAGTGCAATTTCCCTTATTAAGAAGTATGATGAAAGAAAGACACGTTTAAGGGATATTATTCATGGAAATGAAAATTATACTTTTGATACATTGTCTAAAAAAGCGTTGACTTATGACTGGAAAAAGATTTCATCAGAGTTAAATTCAATTGGAGTGCAGTATTCGCAAATAAAATCTGAAATTTCTAAAAAATATACACGATATGATGAAATTGATTTGTGGGAACGACTAGATGTAAATCCTATGGAATTAAAAAAATTAAAAAAGGTAAACACATTTCTTGGAACGATACCGTTAAAGTTAAAGGGTGACTTTATTGAAGGCATTTCTAAACTTGATAAAACTTATTATGAAGAACTTAAAATAGTAAAAGATGAAGTTTATTATCTTGTAATTTCAAGTATAGATGAAAGTGAAAAGGAAAAATTGTCTGAAGTTTTTAGAAATAGCAGTTTTAGTGTGGAAAATCTTGATATTGATGCAGTTCCGCAAGACTATAAAAATGAATTGCAAAAGGAAATAGGTGAGCTGAAAAAGCAAAAACGTAAACTGAAGGCTCAAATTAAGACTTATAGTGAAGATTTGACTGATTTACAGGCGGTTTATGAATATATGCAAAATAAAAAGCTGCGTATTGTGGAATCAGAAAAATTGGCACAGACTGAAAATACTGTTTTAATAAAGGGATGGATTCCTACGGAAAAAATTCAGGAATTTGAAAAAGTTGTAAAAAACGAAGCTGGAAGTAGTTATTATTTGATGTTTGAAAAAGCGGAAAAAGATGACGCGACAGTGCCGATAAAATTGAAAAATGGAAAAGTTGCGAGTGTATTTGAAAATTTAACAGGGATGTATGCTTATCCTAGATATAATGAAATTGATCCGACACCGTTGTTTACACCATTTTATATCTTGTTTTTTGGAATGATGGGAGCAGATGTAGGATATGGACTCGTCTTACTGCTTGCAACAATGTTTGTCTTGAAAGTGGTAAACTTGAGTTCACAAATGAGAAAATCGGTTAAATTTTTCTTTTATTTAAGTTTTTCAGTTATTTTCTGGGGAATTTTATATGGTTCATATTTTGGAGCAGAAATACCTGGAATGTGGCGGCTTATAAATCCATCAAAACAATACAATACTTTATTAATTGGTTCGATTGTATTTGGAGTAGTTCATATATTTATTGGATTGGCAATAAAGGCGTATATGCTTATTAGAGATGGTAAGGCATTGGATGCTGTTTATGACGTGTTATTCTGGTATATGGCACTTATGGGCGGGATGGCTTATTTAGTATTTAAAATGAAAAATTTATCGCCTGCTGTAACAAGTGTGTCAATGTGGATTATGATTGTTGGAATGGTTGGAATCGTACTTACTGGTGGACGTGATGCTAAGGGAGTTGGAGCAAAGCTTGGAGGAGGGCTTTATAGCCTTTACGGAATCTCAAGCTATGTTGGAGATTTTGTGTCTTATTCAAGACTTATGGCTTTGGGACTTTCTGGTGGATTTATTGCGTCAGCTATAAATATGATTGCTGGAATGATTATCGGAAGCTGGGTTGGAATGATATTTATTCCAGTAATATTGCTAGGCGGACATTTATTTAATATGTTCTTGTCTTTCCTTGGAGCTTATGTTCATACTTCAAGACTTATGTATGTTGAGTATTTTGGTAAGTTTTATGAAGGTGGAGGAAAGCCGTTTAAAGATTTTAGAACAGAAAATAAATATATAAATCTTGATGATTAG
- a CDS encoding V-type ATP synthase subunit K encodes MNFSQFLVQNGGIVMATLGAALATLLAGIGSAKGVGIVGEVASGLMSEEPEKFGKSLVLQLLPGTQGLYGFVIGLMVLGKLKPEMPIQTGLGILMACLPIAFAGYGSAIAQGRVAASGISLLAKNEEQNTKGIIYAVMVETYALLAFVVSIMLLAKF; translated from the coding sequence ATGAATTTTTCACAGTTTTTAGTACAAAATGGAGGAATCGTAATGGCGACATTAGGTGCGGCATTAGCGACATTGTTAGCAGGAATTGGATCAGCAAAAGGTGTAGGAATCGTTGGGGAAGTAGCATCAGGACTTATGAGTGAAGAACCTGAAAAGTTTGGTAAATCGTTAGTATTGCAATTATTGCCAGGTACACAAGGATTATATGGATTTGTTATCGGACTTATGGTGTTAGGAAAATTGAAACCTGAAATGCCAATACAAACTGGATTAGGAATTTTAATGGCTTGTTTACCAATCGCATTTGCAGGATATGGATCAGCTATTGCACAAGGTAGAGTTGCAGCTTCTGGTATTAGTTTGCTTGCTAAAAATGAAGAACAAAATACAAAAGGTATTATTTATGCGGTAATGGTTGAAACTTATGCATTGTTGGCATTCGTTGTTTCAATTATGTTATTGGCAAAATTCTAG
- a CDS encoding V-type ATP synthase subunit E, giving the protein MSNLDNLTSKILADAKAQADKIVKDAQEKAQHKYDLEIKKINAKKETVLENARRDRELLSERIKSSANLKARNKKLEAKQAVIDKVIDKLKTKLVNMDEKKYINYLNQNIDKKTITGKELIVKKEFVEKVKKEFPGAKVKENEFVTSGFIVEENGIQENYTFEVKLDFMRDELEVEISKLLFS; this is encoded by the coding sequence ATGTCTAATTTAGATAATTTAACATCAAAAATATTAGCTGATGCTAAAGCACAGGCAGACAAAATTGTAAAAGATGCACAGGAAAAGGCACAACATAAATATGATCTTGAAATAAAGAAAATTAATGCAAAAAAAGAAACTGTTCTTGAAAATGCGAGAAGAGATCGTGAACTTCTTTCTGAAAGAATTAAGTCAAGCGCTAATTTAAAGGCTAGAAACAAAAAGCTGGAAGCAAAGCAGGCTGTAATTGATAAAGTTATAGATAAATTAAAAACAAAACTTGTTAATATGGATGAAAAAAAATATATTAATTATTTGAATCAAAATATTGATAAAAAAACTATAACTGGGAAAGAGTTAATTGTAAAAAAAGAATTTGTAGAAAAAGTTAAAAAAGAATTTCCAGGTGCAAAAGTAAAGGAAAATGAGTTTGTAACTTCAGGATTTATCGTTGAAGAAAATGGGATTCAGGAAAATTACACTTTTGAAGTGAAATTGGACTTTATGAGGGATGAACTGGAAGTTGAAATTTCAAAACTTTTATTTTCATAA
- a CDS encoding V-type ATP synthase subunit C, translating into MDRMDYGQSVVTIRVLEKRLLTRNRLERMIEAETPEEVLKLLGETEYSQDMADIHGSQDYETILKRETERVFSIVRKMVKNTAIVDILSLKYDYHNLKVLLKSKITGKDFSHLLMQAGTIDAGKFKTKFELQSNDLPKEIIEAIIEVQKDFEENHNPQRIDILVDKHYFRNLSRLAKEIDVKVITDYVEGLIDFQNMITLLRVQKQNRDARFLETVIFDGGTISKNKIVSSMNDNIDTILNKFKKEKLGMYLAKGLETFSETKRLSELEKISDNYLMELNKESKYVVFGPEPLFTYLVAKEREINAVRMIMVSKINNISSDKIRERLRETYA; encoded by the coding sequence ATGGATAGAATGGATTACGGACAGAGTGTCGTAACTATTAGGGTACTGGAAAAGAGGCTTTTGACTAGAAATAGACTGGAAAGAATGATAGAAGCCGAAACTCCCGAAGAAGTGCTAAAATTATTGGGAGAAACAGAATATTCTCAAGATATGGCTGATATTCATGGTAGTCAAGATTATGAAACAATACTTAAAAGAGAAACAGAGCGAGTATTTTCGATTGTAAGAAAAATGGTTAAGAATACGGCAATTGTTGATATTTTATCGCTTAAATATGATTATCATAATTTAAAGGTATTATTAAAAAGTAAAATAACAGGAAAAGATTTTTCGCATTTGCTTATGCAAGCTGGAACAATTGATGCTGGAAAATTTAAAACAAAATTTGAGCTGCAAAGTAATGATTTGCCAAAGGAAATAATAGAGGCAATTATTGAAGTTCAAAAAGATTTTGAAGAAAATCATAATCCGCAAAGAATTGATATACTTGTAGATAAGCATTATTTTAGAAATTTATCACGTTTAGCAAAAGAGATTGATGTAAAAGTTATTACTGATTATGTTGAAGGATTGATTGACTTTCAAAATATGATAACTCTACTTAGAGTTCAAAAACAGAATCGTGATGCGAGATTTTTGGAAACTGTTATTTTTGATGGTGGAACAATTTCAAAAAATAAAATTGTTTCCTCAATGAATGATAATATAGATACTATTTTGAATAAGTTCAAGAAGGAAAAATTGGGAATGTATCTGGCAAAAGGGTTAGAAACATTTAGTGAAACAAAAAGATTATCGGAACTTGAGAAAATTTCTGATAATTATTTAATGGAATTAAATAAAGAATCAAAATATGTTGTATTTGGACCAGAGCCGTTATTTACATATCTAGTTGCAAAAGAGCGTGAAATTAATGCAGTCAGAATGATAATGGTAAGCAAGATAAACAACATAAGTTCGGATAAAATAAGGGAAAGGTTGCGTGAAACTTATGCATAA
- a CDS encoding V-type ATP synthase subunit F, with protein sequence MHKIGVVGDKDSILSFKALGIDVYPVVTKEEARSTIDAMASNNYGIIFVTEQIATMVESTIERYNREVLPAVILIPNNQGSLGIGLKKIDEYVEKAIGSNIF encoded by the coding sequence ATGCATAAAATAGGTGTAGTTGGAGATAAAGATTCTATTTTATCATTTAAGGCATTGGGAATTGATGTGTATCCAGTTGTTACAAAGGAAGAAGCCAGAAGCACAATTGATGCAATGGCAAGTAATAATTATGGTATTATCTTTGTGACAGAGCAAATTGCAACTATGGTTGAAAGTACCATTGAAAGATACAACCGTGAAGTGCTTCCAGCTGTTATTTTGATTCCGAATAATCAAGGAAGTCTAGGAATTGGGCTTAAAAAGATAGATGAGTACGTTGAAAAAGCGATAGGATCTAATATATTTTAG
- a CDS encoding V-type ATP synthase subunit A: MKTGKIIKVSGPLVVAEGMENANVYDVVRVSEKKLIGEIIEMRGDQASIQVYEETSGIGPGEEVFTTGEPLSVELGPGLIEAMFDGIQRPLKEYQEIAGDFLDKGVEVKPLDRKKKWEFEPVLSAGATVETGDVLGTVQETSVVNHKIMVPAGIKGTLKTIKSGSYTVVDTIAVIKTEKGDVEVQMMQKWPVRRGRKYKQKLNPEAPLITGQRVIDTFFPVTKGGTACVPGPFGSGKTVVQHQMAKWADAEIIVYVGCGERGNEMTDVLMEFPEIIDPKTGQSLMKRTVLIANTSNMPVAAREASIYTGITIAEYFRDMGYSVAIMADSTSRWAEALREMSGRLEEMPGDEGYPAYLGSRAAEFYERAGKVICLGQDGREGALTVIGAVSPPGGDISEPVSQATLRIVKVFWGLDANLAYRRHFPAINWLNSYSLYQAKVDNWMNQNVGPEFSRNRARAMSLLQEENSLQEIVRLVGKDTLSEKDQLKLEVAKSIREDYLQQNAFMESDTYTSLEKQDKMLDLVLKFYDEGLRGLENGAYLNEIIAMPVRERIARAKYLPEAELNKIDEVAKELGKGIDELVNKGGVANA; the protein is encoded by the coding sequence TTGAAAACAGGAAAAATAATAAAAGTATCTGGACCTCTTGTTGTTGCAGAAGGTATGGAAAATGCCAATGTGTATGACGTGGTAAGAGTTTCAGAGAAAAAATTGATAGGTGAAATTATTGAAATGAGAGGCGATCAGGCTTCTATTCAAGTATATGAAGAAACATCAGGAATTGGACCAGGAGAAGAGGTTTTCACAACTGGAGAGCCTTTAAGTGTTGAATTGGGACCTGGGCTTATTGAAGCGATGTTTGATGGGATTCAACGTCCGTTAAAGGAATATCAGGAAATAGCAGGGGACTTTTTGGATAAAGGAGTAGAAGTTAAACCTTTAGACAGAAAGAAAAAATGGGAATTTGAACCTGTTTTATCTGCTGGAGCAACTGTTGAAACTGGTGATGTCTTGGGAACAGTTCAGGAAACTTCTGTTGTAAATCATAAAATTATGGTGCCGGCTGGAATTAAAGGGACTTTGAAAACTATTAAAAGTGGAAGTTACACAGTAGTTGACACAATTGCAGTTATTAAAACTGAAAAAGGTGATGTAGAAGTTCAAATGATGCAAAAATGGCCAGTAAGACGTGGAAGAAAATATAAACAGAAATTAAATCCAGAAGCTCCATTAATTACAGGACAAAGGGTAATTGATACATTTTTTCCTGTAACTAAAGGTGGAACTGCTTGTGTGCCAGGGCCTTTCGGATCTGGAAAAACAGTTGTGCAGCACCAAATGGCTAAATGGGCAGATGCTGAAATTATAGTTTATGTAGGATGTGGAGAACGTGGAAATGAGATGACAGACGTTCTTATGGAATTTCCAGAAATAATTGACCCAAAAACTGGACAATCATTAATGAAAAGAACTGTACTTATAGCAAATACTTCAAATATGCCGGTTGCAGCCAGAGAGGCAAGTATTTATACAGGGATTACAATTGCAGAATATTTTAGAGATATGGGATATTCTGTGGCAATAATGGCTGATTCTACTTCAAGATGGGCGGAAGCACTTAGGGAAATGTCTGGACGGCTTGAAGAAATGCCAGGAGATGAAGGATATCCAGCTTATTTAGGTTCAAGAGCTGCAGAATTTTATGAAAGAGCAGGAAAAGTAATTTGTCTTGGACAAGATGGAAGAGAAGGGGCATTGACAGTTATTGGAGCAGTTTCGCCTCCAGGTGGGGATATTTCAGAGCCGGTATCACAGGCTACACTTCGTATTGTTAAAGTGTTCTGGGGATTAGATGCGAATTTAGCATATAGACGTCATTTCCCTGCGATTAACTGGTTAAATTCTTATTCATTGTATCAAGCAAAGGTTGATAATTGGATGAATCAAAATGTAGGACCTGAGTTTTCTAGAAATAGAGCCCGTGCAATGTCATTGCTGCAAGAGGAAAACAGTTTGCAAGAAATTGTTAGATTAGTTGGTAAAGATACTTTATCAGAAAAGGATCAGCTTAAACTGGAAGTTGCAAAATCAATAAGAGAAGATTATTTGCAGCAAAATGCATTTATGGAGTCAGATACTTATACTTCGCTTGAAAAACAGGATAAAATGCTTGATTTAGTATTGAAATTTTATGATGAAGGGTTAAGAGGGCTTGAAAATGGTGCTTATTTAAATGAAATTATCGCAATGCCAGTAAGAGAAAGAATTGCAAGAGCAAAATATTTGCCTGAAGCTGAATTAAATAAAATTGATGAAGTGGCAAAGGAATTGGGAAAAGGAATAGATGAACTTGTAAATAAAGGAGGTGTAGCAAATGCTTAA
- a CDS encoding V-type ATP synthase subunit B, with amino-acid sequence MLKEYKTIKEVVGPLMMVEGVEGIKYEELVEIETQKGELRRGRVLEVNGDKAVIQLFENSAGINLKDSKVRFLGRPLSLGVSEDMIGRVFDGLGRPKDNGPKIIPEKTLDINGTAINPVARDYPSEFIQTGVSAIDGLNTLVRGQKLPIFSGSGLPHAELALQIARQAKVLGTDSKFAVVFGAIGITFEEAQTFTEDFIKTGAIDRAVLFMNLANDPAIERLSTPKMALTCAEYLAFEKGMHVLVILTDLTNYCEALREVSAARKEVPGRRGYPGYLYTDLSTIYERAGRIKGREGSITQIPILTMPEDDKTHPIPDLTGYITEGQIILSRDLYKQNLMPPIDVLPSLSRLKDKGIGKGKTREDHADTMNQLFAAYATGKEAKELAVILGESALSETDKAFVKFTTAFEEQYVAQGFDNNRTIEDTLNLGWDLLKILPRTELKRIRDEYLEKYLPAGDE; translated from the coding sequence ATGCTTAAGGAATATAAAACTATTAAGGAAGTTGTAGGACCATTGATGATGGTTGAAGGTGTTGAAGGAATCAAATATGAAGAACTTGTTGAAATTGAAACTCAAAAGGGAGAACTTCGTCGTGGGCGTGTGCTTGAAGTAAATGGAGATAAAGCTGTCATTCAATTATTTGAAAATTCAGCTGGAATTAATCTAAAGGATTCAAAAGTTAGATTTCTTGGTAGACCACTTTCACTTGGAGTGTCTGAAGATATGATTGGACGTGTATTTGATGGACTAGGACGTCCAAAAGACAATGGACCAAAAATTATTCCTGAAAAGACATTGGATATTAATGGAACAGCTATAAATCCAGTTGCCCGTGATTATCCGTCAGAATTTATTCAAACTGGAGTTTCTGCAATTGATGGGCTAAATACTCTTGTTAGAGGACAGAAATTACCAATATTCTCTGGTTCAGGACTTCCACATGCAGAATTAGCACTGCAAATTGCAAGACAGGCAAAAGTTTTGGGAACAGATTCTAAATTTGCGGTAGTATTTGGAGCGATTGGAATTACATTTGAAGAAGCTCAAACATTTACGGAAGATTTTATAAAAACTGGAGCAATAGATAGAGCAGTGTTGTTTATGAATTTGGCTAATGATCCAGCAATTGAGCGTTTGTCTACACCAAAAATGGCACTTACTTGTGCAGAATACCTGGCATTTGAAAAAGGGATGCACGTACTTGTAATTTTGACTGACTTGACTAATTATTGTGAAGCATTACGTGAAGTATCGGCGGCAAGAAAAGAAGTTCCAGGAAGAAGAGGATATCCAGGATACTTGTATACCGATTTATCAACAATTTATGAAAGAGCGGGAAGAATTAAAGGGCGTGAAGGTTCAATTACACAAATACCGATTTTAACAATGCCTGAAGATGATAAGACTCACCCAATTCCAGATTTGACTGGATATATTACAGAAGGGCAAATAATCTTGTCAAGAGATCTGTATAAACAGAATTTGATGCCTCCAATTGACGTTTTACCGTCACTTTCAAGATTGAAAGATAAAGGGATTGGAAAAGGAAAGACAAGAGAGGATCATGCGGATACGATGAACCAATTGTTTGCGGCTTATGCGACTGGTAAGGAAGCTAAAGAATTGGCTGTAATCTTGGGAGAATCAGCATTGTCTGAAACTGATAAGGCATTTGTTAAATTTACAACTGCATTTGAAGAACAATATGTGGCTCAAGGGTTTGACAATAACAGAACTATTGAAGATACATTAAATTTAGGATGGGATTTACTAAAAATATTACCAAGAACAGAGTTGAAAAGAATTAGAGATGAATATTTGGAAAAATATTTACCTGCAGGAGATGAATAG
- a CDS encoding V-type ATP synthase subunit D — translation MARLNVNPTRMELSRLKARLKTAKSGHKLLKDKQDELMRQFIILVKQNRKLRVEVEGKLQDSFKDFLLARGVMSDEMLENAIAYSEDKLSVNIETKNVMSVIVPKMTFNKNMESTEVTYPYGYAQTSADLDDAVDGLNRVMKDLLELAEIEKACQLMADEVEKTRRRVNALEYMTIPQLEETIRYIQMKLDENERSSITRLMKVKDMMAEKA, via the coding sequence ATGGCAAGATTAAATGTAAATCCTACAAGAATGGAGTTAAGTCGTTTAAAGGCACGTCTAAAAACTGCTAAAAGTGGACATAAACTGTTAAAGGACAAGCAAGATGAACTTATGCGGCAATTTATTATTTTGGTAAAACAAAATAGAAAATTACGTGTGGAAGTTGAAGGAAAGTTACAAGATTCATTTAAGGATTTTCTTCTTGCAAGGGGAGTAATGTCTGATGAAATGCTGGAAAATGCCATTGCTTATTCAGAAGATAAACTTTCTGTAAATATAGAAACTAAAAATGTGATGAGTGTAATTGTGCCTAAAATGACTTTTAACAAGAATATGGAAAGTACAGAAGTTACTTATCCTTATGGATATGCACAAACATCTGCAGACTTGGATGATGCTGTTGATGGATTAAATCGTGTAATGAAAGATTTGTTGGAATTGGCAGAAATTGAAAAAGCATGTCAGCTTATGGCAGATGAAGTGGAAAAAACAAGACGACGTGTAAATGCATTGGAATATATGACAATTCCACAGCTTGAAGAAACAATCCGTTATATTCAGATGAAACTTGATGAAAATGAAAGATCAAGTATCACAAGGCTTATGAAAGTTAAGGATATGATGGCTGAAAAAGCATAA
- the thrC gene encoding threonine synthase encodes MNYKSTREINPSNVKSSTFAALHGLCEDGGLYIPEKLPEVKLTYDELKDLSYQEISEKIIKLFFTEFSDEEIKTAINNAYNSTTFNDKNIVPVHKLNDKVSFGELFHGRTLAFKDLALSLFPYLLLLSKEKQKEDKKILILAATSGDTGKAALEGFKDVDGINIVVFYPKNGVSPMQEEQMRKQLGNNVEIVAINGNFDDAQSAIKVIFSSDEFKKYANEHDVMFSSANSINIGRLFPQIIYYVTTYVNLVNAGTIKAGEEFNVVVPTGNFGNILAGFIAKKLGIPIKKFISASNKNKVLADFFQTGTYNKNRDFYATNSPSMDILLSSNFERYLYYALNEDSKRVSELIKNLLSGGELSVSDKELKNIQTEFYGEFANDEETVSAIKEIYENYHYLMDPHTAVAYSVYEKLDEKHLDKDIHTVIMSTAHPFKFPAPIAKALGIDDTKEPYAILDEVSEITGVKFPEKLTEVRNSEIRFSDVIDKADIQKFVKKYIKDLK; translated from the coding sequence ATGAACTATAAAAGTACGAGAGAAATTAATCCAAGCAATGTGAAAAGTTCCACTTTTGCAGCCCTTCATGGACTTTGTGAAGATGGAGGATTATATATTCCAGAAAAATTGCCAGAAGTAAAATTAACTTATGATGAATTAAAAGACTTATCTTATCAAGAAATTTCAGAAAAAATTATAAAATTATTTTTTACAGAATTTTCAGACGAAGAAATAAAAACTGCTATAAATAATGCCTACAACAGCACAACTTTTAACGACAAAAACATCGTTCCAGTTCACAAATTAAATGATAAAGTGAGCTTTGGAGAATTATTTCACGGAAGAACATTGGCGTTTAAAGATTTAGCTTTATCACTTTTCCCATATTTACTGCTTTTGAGTAAGGAAAAACAAAAAGAAGACAAAAAAATCCTGATTTTAGCGGCAACTTCTGGAGATACTGGAAAAGCGGCACTTGAAGGATTTAAGGATGTTGATGGAATTAATATTGTTGTTTTTTATCCAAAAAATGGAGTTAGTCCAATGCAGGAAGAACAAATGAGAAAACAGCTTGGAAACAATGTGGAAATCGTTGCGATTAATGGAAATTTTGATGATGCTCAAAGCGCTATAAAAGTGATTTTTTCAAGCGATGAATTTAAAAAATATGCAAATGAACACGATGTTATGTTTTCAAGTGCAAATTCAATTAATATCGGAAGATTATTCCCGCAAATTATATATTATGTGACAACTTATGTAAATTTGGTAAATGCTGGAACAATTAAAGCTGGGGAAGAATTTAATGTAGTAGTTCCAACTGGAAATTTTGGAAATATTTTAGCAGGGTTTATTGCAAAAAAACTTGGAATACCAATCAAAAAATTTATTTCAGCTTCAAACAAAAACAAAGTTTTAGCTGACTTTTTCCAAACTGGAACATACAACAAAAATAGAGACTTTTATGCGACAAATTCTCCATCAATGGACATTCTTCTTTCATCAAATTTTGAAAGATATTTATATTATGCGTTAAATGAAGATAGCAAGAGAGTAAGCGAATTAATTAAAAATTTGCTTTCAGGCGGAGAATTGTCGGTAAGCGACAAAGAACTAAAAAATATTCAAACTGAATTTTACGGAGAATTTGCAAACGATGAAGAAACTGTAAGTGCGATTAAAGAAATTTATGAAAATTACCATTATTTAATGGATCCGCACACAGCCGTTGCCTATTCAGTTTACGAAAAACTGGATGAAAAACATCTGGACAAAGACATTCACACAGTAATAATGTCAACTGCTCATCCATTCAAATTCCCAGCTCCGATTGCAAAAGCGTTAGGAATTGATGATACAAAAGAACCTTATGCAATTTTGGATGAAGTTTCAGAAATTACTGGAGTGAAATTTCCTGAAAAATTGACTGAAGTTAGAAATTCTGAAATTAGATTTTCAGATGTGATTGATAAGGCTGATATTCAGAAATTTGTGAAAAAATATATAAAAGACTTGAAATAA
- a CDS encoding DUF1003 domain-containing protein: MKSRIEEQNGKVINRNVTSNRIKKNMELNENNLENESKVKKEEILKNMLKNVDNEIKREEIIHMLLEQKVSKVIKEEESEKKQFSNKVLNFVGSGKFIAFMVVFILVWTLVDVFFLLTDKFNPYSFVIMNVVLSLVVLIFCSLIVFNQNKKKKMDRRKSENDYKVNLKNEIIIEDLHYKLDDLIEKQDKIAKRVLELEKKKKAAATKGNKEYKFIDISEGEKKK, translated from the coding sequence TTGAAAAGCAGGATTGAAGAACAGAACGGAAAAGTGATAAATAGAAATGTAACTTCTAACAGGATTAAAAAAAATATGGAATTAAATGAAAATAATTTAGAAAATGAATCAAAGGTTAAAAAGGAAGAAATATTAAAAAATATGCTAAAAAATGTGGATAATGAAATAAAAAGAGAAGAAATTATACACATGTTACTGGAACAAAAAGTTTCAAAAGTCATAAAAGAAGAGGAAAGTGAAAAAAAACAGTTTTCGAATAAAGTTTTAAATTTCGTAGGAAGTGGAAAATTTATTGCTTTTATGGTGGTATTTATTTTGGTGTGGACTTTAGTAGATGTTTTTTTTCTTTTAACAGATAAATTTAATCCATATTCATTTGTCATAATGAATGTAGTTTTATCGCTTGTAGTATTAATTTTTTGTTCACTTATTGTTTTTAACCAAAATAAAAAAAAGAAAATGGATAGGAGAAAATCTGAAAATGATTATAAAGTTAATTTAAAAAATGAAATCATAATTGAAGATTTACATTACAAATTAGATGATTTAATTGAAAAACAAGATAAAATTGCAAAACGTGTTTTGGAATTGGAAAAGAAAAAAAAGGCAGCTGCTACAAAAGGAAATAAAGAGTATAAATTTATTGACATTTCAGAAGGTGAAAAGAAAAAATGA
- a CDS encoding cupin domain-containing protein has translation MNIFDLKDLSENEEIVKILVKNENVKIEEIISTGQVTGWQESDKNEFVILVQGNAEIEYYENKNLKTNENIIKNQKNTNDMKLQLGKGDTVLIRKGERHRVSYTSKNPCCIWICIFFE, from the coding sequence ATGAATATTTTTGATTTAAAAGATTTATCTGAAAATGAAGAAATTGTAAAAATTTTAGTTAAAAATGAGAATGTAAAAATTGAGGAAATTATTTCGACTGGGCAAGTTACAGGTTGGCAGGAATCTGATAAAAATGAATTTGTAATCTTAGTTCAGGGAAATGCTGAAATTGAGTATTATGAAAATAAAAATCTTAAAACAAATGAAAATATAATCAAAAACCAAAAAAATACTAATGATATGAAACTACAATTAGGAAAAGGAGATACAGTATTAATTAGAAAAGGAGAAAGACATAGAGTTAGTTATACAAGCAAAAATCCTTGCTGTATATGGATTTGTATCTTTTTTGAGTAG